A single Niveibacterium umoris DNA region contains:
- a CDS encoding group II truncated hemoglobin: MHPSPENTPYDLLGGDSAVRALVDRFYDLMDLEPEFAHLRALHPASLDESRDKLYWFLSGWLGGPDMFVERKGHPMLRARHMPFPIGVQERDQWLACMHRAMDAQPMSPALRQHLEGALFKTADWMRNQPG, translated from the coding sequence ACGCCCTATGACCTGCTCGGCGGCGATTCCGCCGTGCGCGCGCTGGTCGACCGCTTCTACGACCTGATGGATCTGGAGCCGGAATTCGCACACCTGCGAGCCTTGCACCCTGCAAGCCTCGACGAATCGCGCGACAAGCTCTACTGGTTCCTGTCAGGCTGGCTCGGCGGGCCGGACATGTTCGTGGAGCGCAAGGGCCACCCGATGCTGCGCGCACGCCACATGCCCTTCCCGATTGGCGTGCAGGAACGCGACCAGTGGCTCGCCTGCATGCACCGTGCAATGGATGCGCAGCCGATGTCGCCGGCCTTGCGGCAACATCTTGAAGGCGCGTTGTTCAAGACCGCTGACTGGATGCGTAACCAGCCTGGCTGA
- the ispH gene encoding 4-hydroxy-3-methylbut-2-enyl diphosphate reductase, whose translation MEVLLANPRGFCAGVERAITIVERALELYGAPIYVRHEVVHNKFVVDDLRNKGAVFIEDLADVPAGNTVIFSAHGVSQAVRAEAESRGLKVFDATCPLVTKVHVEVQKMRDQGREIIMIGHKGHPEVEGTMGQSLGGMYLVETVEDVAQLQVSDPTLLAYVTQTTLSVDDAQTVVDALRARFPAIVGPKRDDICYATQNRQDAVKFMTPQVDVVFVVGSKNSSNSNRLREVAALRGVPAYLIDNAAGIDPASLEGKRRIGVTAGASAPEILVNEVIERLKALGAASVRTLDGAAENVNFPIPQELRPVA comes from the coding sequence ATGGAAGTCCTTCTCGCCAACCCCCGCGGCTTCTGCGCCGGCGTGGAGCGCGCCATCACCATCGTCGAGCGCGCACTCGAACTCTACGGTGCGCCGATCTACGTACGGCACGAAGTGGTGCACAACAAGTTCGTCGTCGACGACCTGCGCAACAAGGGCGCGGTCTTCATCGAAGACCTCGCCGACGTGCCAGCCGGCAATACGGTGATTTTCTCGGCCCACGGTGTCTCGCAGGCAGTGCGGGCGGAAGCCGAATCGCGCGGCCTCAAGGTCTTCGACGCCACCTGCCCGCTGGTGACCAAGGTGCATGTCGAAGTGCAGAAAATGCGCGACCAGGGCCGCGAAATCATCATGATCGGCCACAAGGGTCACCCGGAAGTCGAAGGCACCATGGGTCAGAGCCTGGGCGGCATGTACCTCGTCGAAACCGTCGAGGATGTCGCGCAGCTGCAGGTCTCCGACCCCACCCTGCTGGCCTACGTCACGCAGACCACCCTCTCGGTCGATGATGCGCAGACGGTGGTGGATGCCTTGCGCGCACGCTTCCCGGCCATCGTCGGGCCGAAGCGCGACGACATCTGCTACGCCACGCAAAACCGGCAGGATGCGGTGAAGTTCATGACGCCGCAGGTCGATGTGGTGTTCGTCGTCGGCTCGAAGAACAGTTCGAACTCGAACCGCCTGCGCGAAGTGGCCGCGCTGCGCGGCGTGCCGGCCTACCTGATCGACAACGCGGCCGGCATCGACCCCGCCAGCCTTGAGGGCAAGCGCCGCATCGGTGTGACGGCCGGTGCATCGGCGCCGGAAATCCTCGTCAATGAAGTGATCGAGCGTCTTAAGGCACTCGGCGCTGCCAGCGTCCGAACGCTCGACGGCGCGGCAGAGAACGTGAATTTCCCGATTCCTCAGGAATTGCGCCCCGTCGCCTGA
- a CDS encoding FKBP-type peptidyl-prolyl cis-trans isomerase, with product MNLIGAQSLVTLNFRFTLGDGTVVLSTFESTPATLQIGRGELGTRIEECLIGLAVGTHRTFELAEGEAFGQFHDALVEWIPRHELPADVDVEPRAVLTFTAPDGNAFSGQVLDVNDDAVQIDFNHPLAGRAVTFEVEVVGVS from the coding sequence ATGAATCTGATCGGCGCGCAGAGCCTTGTCACGCTCAACTTCCGCTTCACGCTGGGCGACGGCACCGTGGTCTTGTCGACCTTCGAATCGACGCCGGCAACGCTGCAGATCGGACGCGGCGAACTCGGCACACGGATCGAGGAATGCCTGATCGGTCTCGCCGTGGGCACTCACCGCACGTTCGAGTTGGCCGAGGGCGAGGCCTTCGGCCAGTTCCACGACGCACTGGTGGAATGGATTCCGCGGCACGAACTCCCGGCCGATGTCGACGTCGAACCGCGGGCAGTGCTGACCTTTACCGCGCCGGATGGCAATGCGTTCTCCGGCCAGGTGCTCGATGTCAATGACGACGCCGTGCAGATCGACTTCAACCACCCGCTCGCCGGGCGCGCGGTGACCTTCGAAGTCGAAGTCGTCGGCGTCAGCTGA
- the lspA gene encoding signal peptidase II, with translation MPKRFLAWLGLSGLVIVLDQITKLAVLRNLKFGEAIPYTDFFQLVLVYNPGAAFSFLANQPGWQKWFFVSLAFVISGWLLVLLRKHAEERLQPLAFALIIGGALGNVIDRFAYGAVVDFLYFHVGRYGWPAFNVADSAITVGAVLMVSAQLFAGRQAAGASKP, from the coding sequence ATGCCTAAGCGCTTTTTGGCCTGGCTGGGACTCTCGGGCCTGGTGATCGTGCTCGATCAGATCACCAAGCTCGCGGTGCTGCGCAACCTGAAGTTCGGCGAGGCGATTCCCTACACCGACTTCTTCCAGCTCGTGCTGGTTTACAACCCGGGCGCGGCGTTCAGTTTTCTCGCCAACCAGCCCGGATGGCAGAAGTGGTTCTTCGTCTCGCTGGCCTTCGTGATTTCGGGCTGGCTGCTGGTGCTGCTGCGCAAACATGCCGAGGAGCGCCTGCAGCCGCTGGCCTTCGCGCTGATCATCGGTGGCGCGCTGGGTAACGTGATCGACCGCTTCGCCTACGGCGCGGTGGTCGACTTCCTGTATTTCCACGTCGGCCGTTACGGCTGGCCGGCCTTCAACGTGGCCGACTCGGCCATCACCGTCGGCGCGGTGCTGATGGTCTCGGCCCAACTTTTTGCGGGCCGTCAGGCGGCCGGAGCATCGAAGCCATGA
- the ileS gene encoding isoleucine--tRNA ligase codes for MADYRKTMNLPDTAFPMRGDLPKREPGWVAGWQKGQLYQKIRKASAGRPKFILHDGPPYANGNLHLGHALNKILKDIIVRSKTLAGFDAPYVPGWDCHGLPIEHKIEVTHGKNLPADKVRELCRAYAAEQVEIQKKEFIRLGVLGDWDKPYLTMAFANEAGEIRALAEMVKQGYVFKGLKPVNWCFDCGSALAEAEVEYADKKSPTIDVAFAVSDADVGKLAAAFGLAALPKTAYAVIWTTTPWTIPANQALNMHPEFEYALVDTGEKLLVLAKDLVEDSLKRYGLEGAVLATTKGQALDRIEFRHPFFDRVSPVYLADYVGLDAGTGVVHSAPAHGVDDFNSWLAYGRRNDEIISIVKGNGVYVEDLPFFGGQMIWKANPVIVEKLTEVGALLSHGTVSHSYMHCWRHKTPVIYRATAQWFVGMDKLPKDGKSLRDKALGAVEATAFYPAWGKPRLHAMIANRPDWCISRQRTWGVPIPFFLHKETGELHPRTVELMEEVAKRVEVSGIEAWSKLDAAELLGAEAEQYTKISDTLDVWFDSGTTHWHVLRGSHNDGHTSGPRADLYLEGSDQHRGWFHSSLLTGAAIDGHAPYKALLTHGFTVDQQGRKMSKSLGNVILPQEISDKMGAEILRLWVAATDYSGELAVSKEILDRVVETYRRIRNTLRFLLANTADFDITKNAVPVEQWLDIDRYALAFTRKLATQAEADYAKFEFHRVVQALQIFCSEDLGAFYLDILKDRLYTTAPDSVARRAAQTALWHIVQTVVKLMAPILSFTAEEIWAVLNGNNPDESVMLHTFHALPAQEGEAGLIARWETIRAVRGEVSKAVEAVRTEGKIGASLQAEVEIRAGSDKFDALASLGDDLKFVLITSAATLVKVATEADEAIVVTPTAQQKCERCWHWRADVGVNAEHPTLCGRCDSNLHGDGEVRTHA; via the coding sequence ATGGCTGATTACCGGAAAACGATGAACCTGCCCGACACCGCCTTCCCGATGCGCGGTGACCTGCCCAAGCGCGAGCCGGGTTGGGTGGCGGGCTGGCAGAAGGGCCAGCTGTACCAGAAGATCCGCAAGGCCAGCGCCGGCCGCCCGAAGTTCATCCTGCACGACGGCCCGCCCTACGCGAACGGCAACCTGCACCTGGGCCACGCGCTGAACAAGATCCTCAAGGACATCATCGTCCGCTCGAAGACCCTGGCCGGTTTCGACGCCCCCTATGTGCCGGGCTGGGACTGCCACGGCCTGCCGATCGAACACAAGATCGAAGTCACCCACGGCAAGAACCTGCCCGCCGACAAGGTGCGCGAGCTGTGCCGCGCCTACGCCGCCGAACAGGTCGAGATCCAGAAGAAGGAATTCATCCGCCTCGGCGTGCTGGGCGACTGGGACAAGCCCTACCTGACGATGGCCTTCGCCAACGAGGCGGGCGAGATCCGCGCGCTGGCCGAGATGGTCAAGCAGGGTTATGTGTTCAAGGGCCTCAAGCCCGTGAACTGGTGCTTCGACTGCGGCTCGGCACTGGCTGAAGCGGAAGTCGAATACGCCGACAAGAAGTCGCCGACGATCGACGTGGCCTTCGCGGTGTCGGATGCCGACGTCGGCAAGCTCGCCGCCGCCTTCGGCCTCGCTGCGCTGCCCAAGACCGCCTACGCGGTGATCTGGACCACCACGCCCTGGACGATCCCCGCCAACCAGGCGCTCAACATGCACCCGGAGTTCGAGTACGCGCTGGTCGACACCGGCGAGAAGCTGCTGGTGCTGGCCAAGGACCTGGTCGAGGATTCGCTCAAGCGCTACGGCCTCGAAGGCGCCGTGCTCGCCACCACCAAGGGCCAGGCGCTCGATCGCATCGAGTTCCGCCACCCCTTCTTCGACCGCGTCTCGCCGGTGTATCTGGCCGACTACGTGGGGCTGGATGCCGGTACCGGCGTGGTGCACTCGGCACCCGCACACGGCGTGGACGACTTCAATTCCTGGCTCGCCTACGGCCGCCGCAACGACGAGATCATCTCCATCGTCAAGGGCAACGGCGTCTACGTTGAAGACCTGCCCTTCTTCGGTGGCCAGATGATCTGGAAGGCCAACCCGGTCATCGTCGAGAAGCTCACCGAAGTCGGCGCCCTGCTCTCGCACGGCACCGTCAGCCACAGCTACATGCACTGCTGGCGCCATAAGACGCCCGTGATCTACCGCGCTACCGCTCAGTGGTTCGTCGGCATGGACAAGCTGCCGAAGGATGGAAAGAGTCTGCGCGACAAGGCACTGGGCGCGGTCGAGGCGACCGCCTTCTACCCCGCCTGGGGCAAGCCGCGCCTGCACGCGATGATCGCCAACCGCCCGGACTGGTGCATCTCGCGCCAGCGCACCTGGGGTGTGCCGATCCCGTTCTTCCTGCACAAGGAAACCGGCGAACTGCACCCGCGCACCGTCGAGCTGATGGAAGAAGTCGCGAAGCGCGTTGAAGTCTCCGGCATCGAAGCCTGGTCCAAGCTCGACGCCGCCGAGCTGCTGGGCGCCGAGGCTGAGCAGTACACCAAGATCAGCGACACGCTGGATGTGTGGTTCGACTCCGGCACCACGCACTGGCATGTGCTGCGCGGCTCGCACAACGATGGCCACACCAGCGGCCCGCGCGCCGACCTGTACCTCGAAGGCTCGGACCAGCACCGCGGCTGGTTCCATTCCTCGCTGCTGACCGGCGCCGCGATCGACGGCCACGCGCCCTACAAGGCGCTGCTGACGCACGGCTTCACCGTGGACCAGCAGGGTCGCAAGATGAGCAAGTCGCTCGGCAACGTGATCCTGCCGCAGGAGATCAGCGACAAGATGGGCGCGGAGATCCTGCGCCTGTGGGTCGCAGCCACCGACTACTCGGGCGAACTCGCGGTGTCGAAGGAGATCCTCGACCGCGTCGTCGAAACCTACCGCCGCATCCGCAACACGCTGCGCTTCCTGCTCGCCAACACCGCCGACTTCGACATCACGAAGAACGCCGTGCCGGTCGAACAGTGGCTGGATATCGACCGCTACGCGCTGGCCTTCACCCGCAAGCTCGCGACGCAGGCCGAGGCCGACTACGCGAAGTTCGAATTCCACCGCGTGGTGCAGGCGCTGCAGATCTTCTGCTCGGAAGACCTCGGCGCCTTCTACCTCGACATCCTCAAGGACCGCCTCTACACCACCGCGCCGGATTCCGTGGCACGCCGCGCCGCGCAGACCGCGCTGTGGCACATCGTGCAGACGGTGGTGAAGCTGATGGCGCCGATCCTCTCCTTCACGGCAGAGGAAATCTGGGCGGTGCTGAACGGCAACAACCCGGACGAATCGGTGATGCTGCACACCTTCCACGCCCTGCCGGCGCAGGAAGGCGAAGCCGGGCTGATCGCCCGTTGGGAGACGATCCGCGCAGTGCGTGGCGAAGTCTCCAAGGCGGTTGAAGCGGTGCGCACCGAAGGCAAGATCGGTGCCTCGCTGCAAGCCGAAGTCGAGATCCGCGCAGGCAGCGACAAGTTCGATGCGCTGGCCTCACTCGGCGACGACCTCAAGTTCGTGCTGATCACCTCGGCCGCGACCCTGGTGAAGGTGGCGACTGAGGCCGACGAGGCGATCGTCGTCACGCCGACCGCGCAGCAGAAATGCGAGCGCTGCTGGCACTGGCGCGCGGACGTCGGCGTGAACGCCGAACACCCCACGCTGTGCGGCCGCTGCGACAGCAACCTGCACGGCGACGGTGAGGTGCGCACGCATGCCTAA
- a CDS encoding bifunctional riboflavin kinase/FAD synthetase, giving the protein MLVFRGLPDRAEHGSVLTIGNFDGVHRGHQALLQLLVREARERALPATVLTFEPHPREFFAPESAPPRLSRLREKLEYMAECGVDRVYVLRFNKALASLDAEAFVENVLVRGLGVRHLLIGDDFRFGRGRGGDFASLQQAGETWGFRVESMPTLDFDGERVSSSAVRDALVSGDIERAERLIGRPYTMSGRVMHGDKIGRTIGFPTANIQIKRNRAALHGIYTVTVDGIGDSPWPGVASLGNRPTITKNGAARLEVFLFGFDGDLYGKHLQVHFLHKQRDEQKYGSLEELTAAINRDCEIAKEVLAQHRIPVPAT; this is encoded by the coding sequence ATGCTGGTCTTCCGCGGCCTTCCCGATCGCGCTGAACACGGTTCGGTGCTCACGATCGGCAACTTCGACGGCGTGCACCGCGGCCATCAGGCCCTGCTGCAATTGCTCGTGCGCGAAGCGCGCGAGCGCGCGCTGCCGGCCACGGTACTGACCTTCGAGCCGCATCCGCGCGAGTTCTTCGCCCCGGAATCCGCCCCGCCGCGTCTGTCTCGCCTGCGCGAGAAGCTCGAATACATGGCCGAATGCGGTGTCGATCGCGTCTATGTGCTGCGCTTCAACAAGGCGCTCGCCTCGCTCGATGCCGAGGCCTTCGTCGAGAACGTGCTTGTGCGCGGCCTGGGCGTGCGGCATCTGTTGATCGGCGACGATTTCCGCTTCGGCCGCGGCCGGGGTGGCGATTTCGCGTCGCTGCAGCAGGCCGGCGAAACCTGGGGCTTCCGCGTCGAATCGATGCCGACGCTCGACTTCGACGGCGAACGCGTGTCGAGTTCGGCGGTGCGCGATGCGCTGGTCTCCGGCGACATCGAACGCGCCGAGCGCCTGATCGGCCGGCCCTACACGATGAGCGGCCGCGTCATGCACGGCGACAAGATCGGCCGCACGATCGGCTTCCCGACCGCGAACATCCAGATCAAGCGCAACCGCGCGGCGTTGCATGGCATCTACACGGTGACCGTGGATGGCATCGGCGACAGCCCCTGGCCGGGCGTTGCGAGTCTTGGCAACCGGCCGACGATCACCAAGAACGGCGCAGCGCGGCTGGAAGTCTTCCTGTTCGGTTTCGACGGCGATCTGTACGGCAAGCACCTGCAGGTGCACTTCCTGCACAAGCAGCGCGACGAGCAGAAGTACGGCTCACTGGAAGAGTTGACCGCGGCGATCAACCGCGACTGCGAGATCGCGAAGGAAGTGCTCGCGCAGCATCGAATTCCGGTGCCGGCGACCTGA
- the rpsD gene encoding 30S ribosomal protein S4, translating to MSRFTGPRLKAMRALGVELPGLSRKSIADRPHPPGQHGNRLRKKSGFGLQLQEKQKLRLNYGLSERQMRRMMSDAKRAQGSAGDKLAELLECRLDNAVFRAGFAPTIPAARQLVNHSHCLVNGRAVNIPSYRLRIGDVIALREKSRKHPVVQESFGEPALTRPEWLSCDEAARTATVAHLPALSDIPFPIEMQLVVEYYAQRL from the coding sequence ATGTCCCGTTTTACCGGCCCCCGCCTCAAAGCCATGCGTGCCCTTGGCGTCGAACTGCCCGGCCTGTCGCGCAAATCGATCGCCGATCGCCCGCATCCGCCCGGCCAGCACGGCAACCGCCTGCGCAAGAAATCCGGCTTCGGCCTGCAGTTGCAGGAAAAACAGAAGCTGCGCCTGAACTACGGCCTCTCGGAACGGCAGATGCGCCGCATGATGAGCGATGCCAAGCGTGCGCAAGGTTCGGCCGGCGACAAGCTCGCCGAATTGCTCGAATGCCGGCTCGACAACGCGGTGTTCCGCGCCGGTTTCGCGCCCACGATTCCGGCGGCGCGCCAGCTGGTAAATCACTCGCATTGCCTGGTCAACGGCCGCGCGGTGAACATCCCCTCGTACCGCCTGCGGATTGGCGACGTGATCGCGCTGCGCGAGAAAAGCCGCAAGCACCCCGTGGTGCAGGAAAGCTTCGGCGAGCCCGCGCTCACCCGCCCCGAATGGCTCAGCTGCGATGAGGCCGCCCGCACCGCCACCGTGGCACACCTGCCGGCGCTGAGCGACATCCCCTTCCCGATCGAGATGCAGCTGGTCGTCGAGTACTACGCCCAGCGCCTGTAA
- a CDS encoding ChaN family lipoprotein encodes MTRTLLTALLAAVLAGSPIAPTHAAQPDPATLAQAIAPYPLVLLGEVHDNPQVHQLRLDALRLRVAAGWRPALVMEHFDRERQADIDRARREHPRDADHLIAQAGGPRWPWPLLKPVVALALDHDLPIIAANVSRADAARAMREGLGAVLPAEVLASAGLPQGARPPLTDSLITGQKQAIDAGHCGHTPPEMLPGLVQAQLARDLFMAAQLRAHASRGAVLLAGNGHVRRDIGVPLWLTDLPGVFAVSLGEDDSDAARFDLNLTLPAIERDDPCAALAKPAGR; translated from the coding sequence ATGACACGCACCCTGCTGACTGCATTGCTCGCCGCTGTGCTCGCCGGTAGCCCGATCGCGCCGACACACGCCGCGCAGCCCGATCCGGCGACGCTCGCCCAGGCCATCGCGCCCTACCCGCTGGTGCTGCTGGGCGAGGTACACGACAACCCGCAGGTGCACCAGCTACGGCTTGATGCGCTGCGGCTGCGCGTGGCTGCTGGCTGGCGCCCGGCGCTGGTGATGGAGCACTTCGACCGCGAACGCCAGGCCGACATCGACCGCGCACGTCGCGAGCACCCACGCGACGCCGATCACCTGATCGCGCAGGCCGGTGGCCCGCGCTGGCCCTGGCCCCTGCTCAAGCCGGTAGTGGCGCTGGCGCTCGATCACGACTTGCCGATCATCGCCGCCAACGTTTCGCGCGCCGACGCCGCCCGCGCGATGCGCGAAGGCCTGGGCGCGGTGCTGCCCGCCGAGGTGCTTGCAAGTGCAGGCCTGCCGCAAGGCGCACGGCCACCGCTCACGGATTCGCTCATCACCGGTCAGAAGCAGGCCATCGACGCCGGCCACTGCGGCCACACGCCGCCCGAGATGCTGCCCGGATTGGTGCAGGCGCAGCTGGCGCGCGATCTGTTCATGGCCGCCCAGCTGCGCGCCCACGCCAGCCGCGGCGCGGTGCTGCTGGCCGGCAACGGCCATGTGCGGCGCGATATCGGCGTGCCGCTCTGGCTCACCGACTTGCCCGGCGTGTTCGCCGTGAGCCTTGGCGAAGACGATTCCGACGCCGCCCGGTTCGACCTCAACCTCACGCTGCCCGCCATCGAGCGCGACGACCCCTGCGCCGCACTCGCCAAGCCCGCGGGCCGCTGA
- a CDS encoding DUF2149 domain-containing protein, which yields MKFLADHDSDDPILSVVNLIDVFLVIIAALLITVAQHPLNPFTLQDVTVIKNPGKPDMEIVMKQGEKLTRYEASGKIGGGDGEKAGVAYKMKDGSMVYVPEGEKP from the coding sequence ATGAAGTTCCTCGCCGACCACGACAGCGACGACCCGATCCTCTCGGTCGTGAACCTGATCGACGTGTTCCTCGTGATCATCGCCGCGCTGCTGATCACGGTGGCGCAGCACCCGCTCAACCCCTTCACGCTGCAGGACGTCACCGTGATCAAGAACCCCGGCAAGCCGGACATGGAGATCGTCATGAAACAGGGCGAGAAGCTCACCCGCTACGAAGCCAGCGGCAAGATCGGCGGCGGCGACGGCGAAAAGGCCGGCGTCGCCTACAAGATGAAAGACGGTTCAATGGTCTACGTGCCGGAGGGCGAAAAACCATGA
- a CDS encoding MotA/TolQ/ExbB proton channel family protein: MQSTALETLMYDIAQLFMLPVLILVAAAFLYAFWALGSFAVQAVQRARKLPGEGAGYPLIAQVHAHHLHLRDDQELAAHKLMETDRIVTRVCPMLGLVATMIPMGPALKSLSDGQLAAVSQNLMIAFSAVILALIAASITFWIVNVRKRWLAEELQWLAAHPHAAIHVVAPASAAVGAAA; encoded by the coding sequence ATGCAATCCACCGCCCTCGAAACCCTGATGTACGACATCGCGCAGCTCTTCATGCTGCCCGTCCTGATCCTCGTCGCCGCAGCCTTCCTCTACGCCTTCTGGGCGCTCGGCAGCTTCGCGGTGCAAGCGGTGCAGCGCGCCCGCAAGCTCCCCGGCGAAGGCGCCGGCTATCCGCTGATCGCGCAAGTGCATGCGCACCACCTGCACCTGCGCGACGACCAAGAACTGGCCGCCCACAAGCTGATGGAAACCGACCGCATCGTCACCCGCGTGTGCCCGATGCTCGGGCTGGTGGCGACGATGATTCCGATGGGGCCGGCGCTCAAGTCGCTCTCTGACGGGCAGCTCGCAGCGGTGAGCCAGAACCTGATGATCGCGTTCTCGGCGGTGATCCTGGCGCTGATCGCGGCGAGCATCACCTTCTGGATCGTCAACGTGCGCAAGCGCTGGCTGGCCGAGGAACTGCAATGGCTGGCGGCGCATCCGCACGCGGCGATCCACGTCGTTGCGCCCGCATCGGCTGCCGTCGGAGCGGCGGCATGA